From a single Lewinella sp. LCG006 genomic region:
- a CDS encoding HupE/UreJ family protein, which produces MENTFLFYFQLGWQHIVDWAALDHILFLGALCAVYTLVDWRRVLLLVTAFTIGHCLTLVLAGTDSLRLPADWVEMLIPATIMLTAVYNLSVNQDRLPDAASSSVFPTRLRLVYFFALLFGLIHGLGFSNTFRSMLFPGEEQQLVIQLLGFNLGIELGQVLIVVILLSLAYLFVEQFNLAAKKWNWLLSGGAFLVASMLFFERLLTMI; this is translated from the coding sequence ATGGAAAACACTTTTCTTTTTTACTTCCAGCTCGGCTGGCAGCACATTGTCGACTGGGCGGCACTGGACCACATCCTCTTTTTAGGTGCGCTTTGTGCCGTTTATACCCTTGTCGATTGGCGACGGGTTTTGCTGTTGGTCACCGCATTTACCATTGGTCATTGCCTCACCTTGGTATTGGCGGGTACCGATTCCTTGCGCTTGCCCGCCGATTGGGTAGAGATGCTCATACCGGCCACCATCATGCTTACAGCCGTGTATAACCTCAGCGTCAACCAAGACCGCTTGCCCGATGCTGCCTCTTCCAGTGTCTTTCCTACTCGTTTGCGGCTTGTTTACTTTTTCGCCTTGCTTTTTGGGCTCATCCACGGACTGGGCTTCTCCAACACTTTCCGCTCCATGCTATTTCCTGGGGAGGAACAACAGTTGGTCATCCAGCTATTGGGTTTCAATCTGGGCATAGAATTGGGGCAAGTCCTCATCGTTGTCATCCTCCTGAGCCTCGCCTATCTGTTTGTCGAACAATTCAATCTTGCTGCAAAAAAATGGAACTGGCTGCTCTCGGGTGGAGCTTTTCTGGTGGCGAGTATGCTGTTCTTTGAGCGCTTGCTCACGATGATTTAG
- a CDS encoding N-acetylmuramoyl-L-alanine amidase: MLGKLFAALGRFFSSLFGTNKSGDTSSSTASTGSATGTTRPTSSRPTLPPPIVGQPQDASELQPDTVIIVAHEMEEVIILPGEPDKDFDENIFEDNPAGNEPVAPEPEPTPEPEPVPEPEPTPTPAPPTGRKPRYLWCLDNGHGSKTAGKRSPIFDDGETQFFEYEFNRDIVKRIIAKLEAEGVKYFNVVPEVNTDNFLQGRVDRANNKQSDLPKIFVSIHSNAGPAKSSQHWAADSIKGIETWFYHGSKKGQRLASVFQRHIVEATGFANRHLKSRPDSQFYVLRKTMMTAVLTENGFYNNKKEAMELMKDSVRQKIADAHVAAILEVEENGI; this comes from the coding sequence ATGCTCGGAAAATTATTTGCTGCCCTGGGGCGTTTCTTCTCTTCTCTTTTTGGCACCAACAAATCTGGCGACACCTCCTCCTCTACTGCTAGTACCGGATCGGCAACGGGGACTACGCGCCCTACGTCATCACGACCTACACTGCCTCCTCCGATTGTAGGACAGCCGCAAGATGCCTCCGAACTGCAGCCCGATACCGTCATCATCGTTGCGCACGAGATGGAAGAAGTCATTATTCTCCCCGGAGAACCGGATAAAGATTTCGACGAAAACATCTTTGAAGACAACCCAGCGGGCAATGAACCCGTAGCCCCAGAACCAGAGCCTACGCCAGAACCTGAACCAGTACCAGAGCCAGAGCCTACACCTACACCAGCCCCTCCTACCGGTCGTAAACCACGCTACCTGTGGTGCCTGGACAATGGCCACGGCAGCAAAACTGCTGGCAAGCGTAGCCCCATTTTTGACGATGGTGAAACGCAGTTTTTTGAATACGAATTCAACCGCGACATTGTCAAAAGAATTATAGCCAAACTGGAAGCGGAAGGTGTCAAATACTTCAATGTTGTTCCGGAAGTAAATACCGACAACTTCTTGCAAGGCCGTGTAGATCGAGCCAACAACAAGCAATCTGACCTGCCCAAAATCTTCGTATCGATTCACTCCAATGCTGGCCCAGCCAAAAGTAGCCAGCACTGGGCAGCCGATAGTATCAAAGGCATTGAAACCTGGTTTTACCATGGCAGTAAGAAAGGCCAGCGCCTGGCCAGCGTCTTTCAGCGCCATATTGTAGAAGCCACTGGTTTTGCCAACCGCCATCTCAAGTCGCGCCCCGATAGTCAGTTTTACGTTTTACGAAAAACCATGATGACGGCCGTCCTCACCGAAAATGGCTTCTATAACAACAAAAAAGAAGCCATGGAACTGATGAAGGACAGTGTGCGCCAAAAGATTGCCGACGCCCACGTAGCCGCGATCCTTGAGGTGGAAGAAAATGGCATCTAA
- a CDS encoding riboflavin synthase — MFTGIIEAEGRVEHIEQEGTNFHFTIASSISDELKIDQSVAHDGVCLTVVALEPGKHTVTAIEETMKRTRLGEWHRGTVVNLERAMRPDGRLDGHMVQGHVDKVGECISVEDVDGSWYFRFRYEAAPEHLLVDKGSVCVNGVSLTVVDPTDDEFSVAIIPYTYEHTNFHQLMPGSKVNLEFDIIGKYIARHLALYQGRG; from the coding sequence ATGTTTACCGGAATTATTGAAGCCGAAGGGCGTGTAGAACACATCGAGCAGGAAGGCACCAATTTTCATTTTACAATTGCCAGCTCAATCAGTGACGAACTCAAAATTGACCAGAGTGTGGCACACGATGGCGTATGTCTGACGGTAGTGGCACTGGAACCAGGCAAGCACACCGTCACGGCCATTGAAGAAACCATGAAGCGGACGCGCCTCGGGGAGTGGCACAGGGGTACGGTGGTGAACCTGGAGCGCGCGATGCGCCCGGATGGCCGCCTGGATGGCCACATGGTGCAAGGGCATGTGGATAAAGTAGGCGAGTGTATTTCGGTAGAAGACGTAGACGGGAGCTGGTATTTTCGTTTTCGCTACGAAGCGGCACCAGAACATTTGTTGGTAGACAAAGGCTCGGTCTGTGTGAATGGTGTGAGTCTTACGGTCGTCGATCCTACGGATGATGAATTCAGCGTGGCCATTATTCCCTACACCTATGAGCATACCAATTTCCATCAGTTGATGCCTGGCTCAAAGGTGAATCTGGAGTTTGATATCATTGGTAAATACATCGCCCGGCATCTAGCGCTATACCAGGGTAGAGGGTAG
- a CDS encoding LysM peptidoglycan-binding domain-containing protein, which translates to MSLQDKYRSVLNLGEELGIQDGYVEETDGRLKMGGVAANQYHKNLLWDKIKEVGGENPSDLMADIKVAQTDHFAKHTVKSGDTLGKIAKQYYGKAGAYMQIFNANTDILKNPDVIHPDQELTIPFPA; encoded by the coding sequence ATGTCTTTACAAGACAAATACCGTTCTGTGTTAAACCTTGGAGAAGAACTGGGTATCCAGGATGGTTACGTTGAAGAAACCGATGGTCGTCTGAAAATGGGTGGTGTAGCCGCAAACCAGTACCACAAGAACCTACTTTGGGACAAAATCAAAGAAGTTGGTGGCGAAAACCCTAGTGATTTGATGGCTGACATCAAAGTTGCTCAAACTGACCACTTTGCTAAGCACACCGTAAAAAGTGGTGATACCTTGGGTAAAATCGCTAAGCAGTACTATGGTAAGGCTGGTGCTTACATGCAAATCTTCAATGCCAATACAGACATCCTGAAGAATCCTGATGTGATTCACCCTGATCAAGAATTGACGATTCCTTTTCCTGCTTAA
- the gatB gene encoding Asp-tRNA(Asn)/Glu-tRNA(Gln) amidotransferase subunit GatB produces MTYETVIGLEIHVQLSTQSKAFCGDSIEFGNAPNTQVSAISLGHPGTLPRLNKEQLNYAVRLALALGSKVNLRNTFDRKNYFYADLPKGYQITQDAHPVCVGGEIEVMVEGKPKTIRIHHVHMEEDAGKSMHDSDDPYSYIDLNRAGTPLLEIVTEPDLRSAAEVDALMTAMRQLVRYLNISDGNMQEGSMRCDCNVSIRPLGADYYGNRCEIKNLNSMRYARKAIQYEVQRQQKIVEAGGTVEQQTLNFDPVTGVTSPLRSKEDAHDYRYFPEPDLPPVVLTEQQVANIKKEMPALPWEVRQQLVAEFQLSDYNADVLTAEPEPAHFFLALVKATNSYDAAANLMINKIMPWAKEEGKTLAEFPLSNKQLAAFIALIEDGKVSNSIAYQELFPAMLGTPDQSAASLAQSNNWLQSDDEDEMGSWVESVVAAFPDKVKAYQSGKKGLIGFFMGEVMKISQGKADPKKVNQLLRERLG; encoded by the coding sequence ATGACCTACGAAACGGTTATCGGTTTAGAAATACACGTTCAGCTTAGTACCCAGAGTAAAGCCTTCTGTGGTGATAGCATTGAGTTTGGGAATGCTCCTAATACCCAGGTAAGTGCCATCTCGCTGGGGCATCCTGGCACCTTGCCACGCCTGAATAAAGAGCAATTGAACTATGCCGTACGGCTGGCCCTGGCGCTGGGCAGCAAGGTCAACCTGAGGAATACTTTTGATCGTAAGAATTATTTCTACGCCGATCTCCCCAAAGGCTACCAAATCACCCAGGATGCCCACCCCGTGTGTGTGGGGGGTGAAATTGAAGTGATGGTGGAAGGCAAACCCAAAACCATCCGTATTCACCACGTACACATGGAAGAAGACGCGGGCAAATCCATGCACGATAGCGATGATCCCTACAGCTATATTGATCTCAACCGGGCGGGAACTCCCCTCTTGGAGATTGTAACGGAACCCGATTTGCGCTCCGCAGCCGAGGTAGATGCGCTGATGACTGCCATGCGCCAACTGGTACGCTACCTCAATATTTCCGATGGGAATATGCAAGAAGGAAGCATGCGCTGCGACTGCAACGTATCTATTCGTCCACTGGGCGCTGATTATTACGGCAACCGCTGTGAGATCAAAAACCTCAACTCTATGCGCTACGCGCGTAAAGCCATCCAATACGAGGTACAACGCCAGCAGAAAATTGTAGAAGCCGGTGGTACCGTAGAACAACAAACCCTCAATTTTGATCCCGTCACTGGCGTTACCAGTCCCTTGCGCTCAAAGGAAGATGCCCACGATTACCGCTACTTTCCGGAGCCTGATCTACCTCCAGTGGTGTTGACCGAGCAACAAGTGGCTAACATTAAAAAAGAAATGCCGGCCCTCCCCTGGGAAGTACGCCAGCAATTGGTTGCCGAATTTCAACTTTCAGACTACAATGCCGATGTCTTGACGGCAGAGCCAGAGCCAGCCCACTTCTTTCTAGCCTTGGTAAAGGCGACGAACAGCTATGACGCTGCGGCCAATTTGATGATCAATAAAATCATGCCCTGGGCCAAAGAGGAAGGCAAAACATTGGCGGAATTTCCACTTTCCAATAAGCAATTGGCAGCATTTATCGCTTTGATTGAGGACGGGAAAGTCAGTAACTCCATTGCCTACCAGGAGTTGTTTCCAGCCATGCTGGGCACACCTGATCAGTCGGCAGCAAGCCTGGCCCAAAGCAACAACTGGCTGCAATCAGACGATGAAGACGAAATGGGAAGCTGGGTCGAAAGTGTAGTGGCGGCCTTTCCTGATAAAGTAAAAGCTTACCAAAGTGGGAAGAAAGGACTCATCGGCTTTTTTATGGGAGAAGTGATGAAAATATCTCAAGGGAAAGCCGATCCGAAGAAGGTCAATCAATTATTGAGAGAGCGTTTAGGGTAA
- a CDS encoding aldose 1-epimerase, producing MFEITTDAFGRFKRYTLAHSIVPLKIQFVPERGGCLLSLVMEGEEVLDGYQTPEELDFNNWGKSGVLYPFPNRLKDGRFTWEGKTYQFPTNDVTHQNALHGFGMQRPLEVMEVEVDENNARIRLEGKYTGEHPHYPWPFTFGLSYELHAPNQLWVKLSLRNDADVAIPAGLGWHPYFQLAATAAEHTLRLPQVEMVGIDARMIPTGKRYNYEDFLTPKLIGATVLDNCFAVTDTSLEVSAHLSGSRGTLRYWQETGKDKFNFLQVFTPPYGTSVALEPMTCNVDAFNNGEGLVTLAPGATLAAKAGVVYEVND from the coding sequence ATGTTTGAAATAACTACCGATGCCTTTGGGCGCTTTAAACGTTACACCCTGGCGCATTCTATCGTGCCTTTGAAAATCCAGTTTGTCCCGGAGCGGGGAGGCTGCCTGTTGAGCCTGGTGATGGAGGGTGAAGAAGTGCTGGACGGTTACCAGACCCCAGAGGAGCTCGATTTCAACAACTGGGGCAAGAGTGGGGTATTGTACCCGTTTCCCAACCGCCTCAAGGATGGTCGCTTTACCTGGGAAGGGAAGACCTATCAATTTCCTACCAATGATGTTACTCACCAGAATGCCCTGCACGGTTTCGGGATGCAACGCCCCCTGGAAGTGATGGAAGTAGAAGTAGATGAAAATAATGCCAGGATTCGCCTGGAAGGCAAGTACACGGGCGAGCACCCCCACTATCCCTGGCCTTTCACCTTTGGGTTGAGCTATGAGCTGCATGCCCCCAATCAATTATGGGTGAAATTATCGCTGCGCAATGATGCGGATGTCGCAATTCCAGCGGGCTTGGGCTGGCATCCTTATTTTCAGCTTGCCGCTACGGCAGCGGAGCACACCCTGCGTTTACCCCAGGTAGAGATGGTAGGTATTGATGCGCGGATGATTCCCACGGGAAAACGCTATAATTACGAGGATTTCCTGACACCCAAGCTTATTGGTGCTACGGTGCTCGACAATTGTTTTGCGGTAACCGACACCTCACTGGAAGTCAGTGCCCACCTGAGTGGTAGCCGTGGTACCCTCCGCTATTGGCAGGAAACGGGCAAGGACAAGTTCAACTTCCTACAGGTGTTCACCCCGCCGTATGGCACCTCCGTTGCGCTGGAGCCGATGACTTGTAATGTCGATGCTTTCAATAACGGGGAGGGCTTGGTGACGCTGGCACCTGGTGCAACTTTAGCGGCGAAGGCTGGGGTGGTGTACGAGGTAAACGATTAG
- a CDS encoding inorganic pyrophosphatase produces MSQQSFDKIWQMIGLRYTSHPWHGIDTHPNSPETVTSFIEVIPSDTVKYEVDKKSGFLMIDRPQKFSNIVPALYGFIPQTYCKDEVAAYCMEKTGKKNIVGDDDPLDICVLTEREVTHGNIIVNAVPIGGLRMIDGGEADDKIIAVMAKDEVYSNWRDISELPPTVLDRLKHYFLTYKQLPGEAPKCEITHIYGVEEAHEVIRRSKLDYENKYGDLESALSLTLFDAFSFSQRQQGMLNDL; encoded by the coding sequence ATGAGCCAACAATCTTTCGACAAAATCTGGCAAATGATCGGGCTGCGTTATACCTCGCACCCCTGGCATGGTATTGATACCCATCCCAATTCTCCGGAAACAGTGACCTCCTTCATCGAAGTGATCCCTTCCGATACGGTAAAGTACGAGGTCGACAAAAAGTCGGGTTTCCTGATGATCGACCGGCCGCAGAAGTTTTCCAATATCGTTCCGGCCCTCTATGGCTTCATCCCTCAGACGTACTGCAAAGACGAAGTAGCGGCCTACTGCATGGAGAAAACAGGCAAGAAAAACATCGTTGGTGATGATGACCCGCTAGACATTTGTGTCTTGACCGAACGCGAAGTCACCCACGGAAACATCATCGTGAACGCTGTTCCTATCGGCGGATTACGAATGATCGACGGTGGTGAGGCCGATGACAAGATCATTGCCGTGATGGCCAAAGATGAAGTCTACTCCAACTGGCGCGATATTTCAGAACTACCTCCAACGGTTCTGGATCGTCTCAAGCACTATTTCCTTACCTACAAGCAGCTACCCGGTGAGGCACCAAAGTGTGAGATCACCCACATTTATGGCGTCGAAGAAGCCCACGAAGTCATCCGACGTAGCAAGTTAGACTACGAAAACAAGTACGGCGATCTGGAAAGCGCACTATCCCTCACCCTCTTTGATGCGTTCAGCTTCAGCCAGCGGCAGCAGGGGATGTTGAATGATCTGTAG
- a CDS encoding MerR family transcriptional regulator, whose amino-acid sequence MPDLPLNKRYYTIGEVAEMFGVSKSLIRFWENEFDFLRPHKNSKGDRRFTPKNIEQFSLIHSLVKERGFTLDGAKQEIIRQQQFDKEKAEALSSLRNLRSFLLEIKQDLENT is encoded by the coding sequence ATGCCTGATCTGCCCCTCAATAAACGTTACTATACCATCGGCGAAGTGGCCGAAATGTTCGGAGTTTCCAAATCACTCATCCGGTTTTGGGAAAACGAATTTGATTTCCTACGTCCACACAAAAACAGCAAGGGGGATCGTCGGTTTACACCAAAAAATATCGAACAGTTTTCGTTGATCCACAGCCTGGTCAAGGAGCGTGGTTTCACCCTTGATGGGGCCAAGCAGGAAATTATTCGCCAGCAGCAATTCGATAAAGAAAAGGCAGAGGCACTGTCATCCTTACGCAACCTTCGTTCTTTTCTCCTAGAGATCAAGCAGGACCTGGAAAATACCTAA
- a CDS encoding DUF3667 domain-containing protein, giving the protein MASKSQTDKSGQDFRTCHNCYYPLPRFGQYCSHCGQKYTDGKITVKELIGDFLSNTLNLDAKIWRTLLALFVPGKLTIAFFKGRQQRYIRPLRLFFIFALVTIAGISFLESEFTEEFFLDVDDNFSSDIHYRQFLEKLDTNTLQIKTQFDPAYHAPIDSLKVLMFKNVQDSLAIGVRVDWSGKEEFLSGFKIDKKDIASLPIDSLFSRYQVETFWNKLILRQNIRLREQGENLGNYILNQTVWMMLVMMPILAFFLKIFYVRRSVFYVEHLIFSFHTHAFVFLMLTMLLIMDSIPAFEAKINTIWGIGLLVMEIYFFMALRRVYKQSRFKTFVKFSLLNLLYAFTFLIALIITILLAALLY; this is encoded by the coding sequence ATGGCATCTAAATCACAAACCGATAAGTCCGGGCAGGATTTTCGTACTTGCCACAATTGTTATTACCCACTGCCACGCTTTGGTCAGTACTGCTCACATTGTGGCCAAAAATACACCGACGGCAAGATCACTGTTAAAGAGCTGATCGGGGATTTTCTCTCCAATACTCTCAACCTCGACGCCAAAATCTGGCGCACGTTACTGGCTTTATTTGTGCCTGGAAAACTGACCATTGCCTTTTTCAAAGGACGCCAACAACGCTACATTCGTCCATTGCGCTTGTTTTTTATCTTCGCTCTGGTCACAATTGCTGGCATCAGTTTTTTGGAATCTGAATTCACCGAAGAGTTTTTCCTGGATGTAGACGACAACTTCAGCTCCGACATTCATTACCGCCAGTTTTTAGAAAAGCTGGATACCAATACTTTACAGATAAAAACCCAGTTCGATCCGGCTTACCACGCTCCAATAGATAGCTTGAAAGTATTGATGTTCAAAAACGTCCAAGATTCCCTTGCCATCGGCGTGCGTGTTGATTGGTCGGGAAAGGAAGAATTTTTGTCGGGTTTCAAAATTGATAAAAAAGACATTGCCTCCCTCCCTATTGATTCCCTATTTAGCCGTTATCAGGTAGAGACTTTCTGGAATAAACTTATTCTTCGCCAAAATATCCGGCTACGCGAGCAAGGCGAAAACCTTGGCAACTACATCCTCAACCAAACGGTATGGATGATGTTGGTGATGATGCCCATATTGGCCTTTTTTTTAAAGATCTTTTATGTGCGACGTTCCGTTTTCTACGTTGAACATCTCATTTTTTCGTTTCATACCCATGCCTTTGTGTTTCTAATGCTCACCATGCTCCTGATAATGGATAGCATCCCAGCTTTCGAGGCAAAAATAAATACCATTTGGGGCATTGGTTTATTGGTGATGGAAATCTACTTTTTCATGGCCTTAAGGCGAGTCTACAAGCAATCCAGGTTCAAGACTTTCGTCAAGTTTTCTTTGCTCAATTTACTTTACGCATTTACGTTCCTCATCGCTTTGATTATTACCATTCTACTGGCAGCTTTGCTTTATTAG
- the treF gene encoding alpha,alpha-trehalase TreF: protein MLSPEERWGEFFEAVQLAQVFPDGKTFVDCEPKYPAEQILLNYAKAKKQSEFSLRAFVLEHFSLPPAYGSDFIANADRSMSEHIRSLWPVLTRQPDEEGEGSLLPLPFPYIVPGGRFREIYYWDSYFTMLGLAADGEEEMMAHMVNNFAYLIDQVGFIPNGNRTYFLTRSQPPFFSSMVALLAEHKGGDTYVQYLPQLLREYDFWMHGQDKVDANTPAFEHVVRMPDGQLLNRYYDRSATPRPESYREDVETAEEQGGDAAQLFLDIRAACESGWDFSGRWFADSQSLASIHTTEIVPVDLNALLYHLEQCIALGYQQKLDEGQAALFQEKANRRKAAVQQYCWDEATGFFRDYDFKAAQFTPVLSMAGAYPLFFQMATEQQAARVADKLGKEFLRPGGYTSTLITTGQQWDAPNGWAPLQWMAYKGLLNYQHHALAEKGRDCWLANNRRVYENNTKMVEKYDVENIETEAGGGEYPLQDGFGWSNGVAQALLKTV, encoded by the coding sequence ATGTTATCACCAGAAGAACGATGGGGCGAATTTTTCGAGGCTGTTCAGTTAGCGCAAGTATTCCCCGATGGAAAAACCTTTGTGGATTGCGAACCCAAATACCCTGCTGAGCAGATTTTGTTGAACTACGCAAAGGCAAAAAAGCAGTCGGAGTTTTCTCTTCGCGCTTTTGTCTTGGAACACTTTTCGCTCCCTCCCGCCTATGGTTCTGATTTTATTGCGAATGCTGATCGTTCCATGAGCGAGCACATTCGCAGCCTGTGGCCGGTGCTCACTCGTCAGCCCGACGAAGAAGGGGAGGGTAGTCTCCTACCTTTGCCTTTTCCTTACATCGTTCCGGGCGGGCGTTTTCGGGAGATTTATTACTGGGACAGTTATTTCACGATGCTGGGGCTTGCCGCCGATGGGGAGGAGGAAATGATGGCGCACATGGTGAATAATTTTGCTTACCTCATCGACCAGGTAGGTTTTATTCCCAATGGTAACCGTACTTATTTTTTGACGCGCTCGCAGCCGCCGTTTTTTTCGAGCATGGTGGCGTTGCTGGCGGAACATAAAGGGGGCGATACTTACGTTCAATACCTTCCTCAGTTGCTACGAGAGTACGATTTTTGGATGCATGGACAAGATAAAGTGGATGCTAATACCCCCGCGTTTGAACACGTGGTACGAATGCCCGACGGGCAACTGCTCAATCGCTACTACGACCGTAGTGCCACCCCCCGCCCCGAGAGCTACCGCGAAGATGTAGAAACCGCCGAGGAGCAGGGGGGCGATGCCGCCCAACTCTTCCTGGATATTCGAGCAGCTTGCGAATCTGGCTGGGACTTTAGCGGCCGCTGGTTCGCGGATAGCCAATCACTGGCCAGCATTCACACCACCGAGATTGTACCAGTAGATTTGAATGCCCTGCTGTACCACCTGGAGCAGTGTATCGCCCTTGGTTATCAGCAAAAATTAGACGAAGGGCAAGCTGCTCTTTTTCAGGAAAAAGCGAATCGACGAAAGGCCGCAGTACAGCAATATTGCTGGGACGAAGCCACTGGTTTTTTTCGGGACTACGACTTCAAGGCCGCACAGTTTACGCCTGTTTTGAGCATGGCCGGGGCCTACCCCTTGTTTTTTCAAATGGCTACGGAACAACAAGCGGCACGGGTAGCTGATAAACTGGGCAAGGAGTTTCTGCGGCCCGGAGGCTATACCTCTACCCTCATTACCACTGGCCAGCAATGGGATGCTCCCAATGGATGGGCCCCACTCCAGTGGATGGCTTATAAGGGCTTACTCAACTACCAGCACCATGCCCTTGCCGAAAAAGGACGAGATTGCTGGTTGGCCAATAACCGCCGGGTGTATGAAAATAACACCAAGATGGTAGAGAAATACGACGTAGAAAATATCGAAACCGAAGCGGGCGGCGGCGAGTACCCGCTACAAGATGGTTTTGGTTGGAGCAATGGGGTAGCACAGGCCCTGCTGAAAACCGTTTGA
- a CDS encoding helix-turn-helix domain-containing protein, whose protein sequence is MFSVKEKYQSSLGKVRFSQAMAGARFGSETKGLALKYVAQGTEHYEINQQNISVQAGQLLILPQDNKFAAFTDNHQGKASGICIDLDTDFVQGIIPDVVNLDLLFFVPFQGEGFLALTQSLKYFSKHGFDEKLKDIHLETWCADLQQLASMVHLLDSGLTKETKKLSTQRCLLVKLFRAKNYIHHHYRQRISLSLLSRHVGISSFYFARLFQACFQQSPQQLQVALRMQAAVVLLQEHKRSLSDIAYTLGYCDLASFSNQFKQHYQESPSLWRKTHCL, encoded by the coding sequence ATGTTTTCGGTAAAGGAAAAATATCAAAGCTCATTGGGCAAAGTCCGCTTTTCACAAGCCATGGCGGGTGCTCGTTTTGGTAGTGAAACCAAGGGGCTTGCCTTGAAATATGTTGCTCAGGGTACGGAACATTATGAGATCAACCAGCAAAATATTTCGGTTCAGGCGGGCCAGTTGTTGATATTACCTCAGGATAATAAATTTGCAGCATTCACCGATAATCATCAAGGAAAAGCAAGCGGGATCTGTATTGATTTGGATACTGATTTTGTACAAGGTATTATTCCTGATGTTGTTAACCTGGATTTACTGTTTTTTGTCCCTTTTCAGGGAGAAGGATTTTTAGCGCTTACGCAATCTTTAAAGTACTTTTCGAAACATGGTTTTGATGAGAAACTCAAGGATATACATCTTGAGACTTGGTGTGCCGACTTACAACAATTGGCCTCAATGGTACATCTCCTTGATTCAGGCCTTACGAAGGAGACCAAAAAATTGAGTACGCAAAGGTGTCTTTTGGTAAAGCTATTTCGGGCAAAAAATTACATTCACCATCATTATCGCCAGCGCATTTCTCTTTCCTTGTTATCGCGCCATGTTGGGATTTCTTCCTTTTATTTTGCTCGATTATTTCAGGCATGTTTTCAACAGTCACCTCAGCAGTTACAAGTAGCTTTACGCATGCAAGCGGCGGTGGTCTTGTTGCAGGAACACAAGCGCTCGCTTAGTGATATTGCATATACTTTGGGGTACTGTGATTTAGCCTCCTTTTCCAACCAGTTTAAACAGCATTATCAGGAAAGTCCGTCGCTATGGCGGAAAACACACTGCTTGTAA